Proteins from one Cryptomeria japonica chromosome 4, Sugi_1.0, whole genome shotgun sequence genomic window:
- the LOC131043429 gene encoding protein DOG1-like 2: MLRRRQPPLLTLRPSPLLPPPLLLAPPPQSQQPPDLQSGKRSGGAFLYCKRFLQHYRIMKVKFRDCYEEWAENQILHAQTLQRVISADVDIKQAVERELQRYKTYYTVSMVPSKALHVSKIMMPAWKPPLENAVMWLGEWRPSALLSFVLLCHDTHAISLPPHHVGFVKELVRISHINERILDDELADCQVMSGSFPALFVGPAREEFVACVGKNLERMKSVVAKAQRVRFEAVEALVERLLTWKNAALFFVLLARFQHRFHGAAISRMSNLGDV, from the exons ATGCTGAGGCGACGACAACCCCCTCTGCTCACGCTCAGGCCATCTCCATTGCTGCCGCCTCCGCTCCTCCTCGCTCCTCCTCCACA ATCTCAACAGCCGCCAGATTTACAGTCAGGGAAAAGAAGCGGCGGCGCTTTCCTCTACTGCAAGCGCTTCCTTCAACATTACCGCATAATGA AGGTCAAATTTAGGGATTGTTATGAGGAGTGGGCGGAGAATCAGATTCTGCACGCGCAGACTCTGCAACGCGTGATAAGCGCCGACGTGGACATTAAGCAGGCAGTTGAACGAGAGCTCCAACGCTACAAAACGTACTACACAGTCAGCATGGTCCCCTCCAAGGCTCTCCACGTCAGCAAGATTATGATGCCAGCGTGGAAGCCGCCGCTGGAGAATGCAGTGATGTGGTTGGGAGAGTGGCGTCCCTCCGCTCTGTTGAGCTTTGTGTTGCTCTGCCACGACACCCACGCCATTTCTCTGCCACCCCACCACGTGGGGTTTGTGAAGGAGCTTGTGCGCATCAGTCACATAAACGAGAGGATTCTCGATGATGAGCTGGCAGACTGCCAGGTCATGTCGGGCTCTTTTCCTGCGCTTTTCGTGGGCCCCGCCAGGGAGGAGTTCGTGGCGTGTGTGGGGAAAAATCTGGAGCGCATGAAGAGCGTGGTGGCGAAGGCGCAGCGGGTCCGCTTTGAAGCGGTGGAAGCGCTGGTGGAGCGCCTGCTGACGTGGAAAAACGCTGCACTTTTCTTTGTACTCTTGGCCCGATTTCAGCATCGCTTTCACGGCGCCGCCATCTCGCGAATGAGCAATCTCG GAGACGTTTGA